The following are encoded together in the Lathyrus oleraceus cultivar Zhongwan6 chromosome 3, CAAS_Psat_ZW6_1.0, whole genome shotgun sequence genome:
- the LOC127131878 gene encoding uncharacterized protein LOC127131878: MEMIFWIMHCSEENKVVFASHMIKGPAVRWWENASTLMTNQGIPRDWEHFKTIFLDKYFPSSLRTQKEFKFQQLRQGTMSVAAYAEKFEDMVAYSRQIAYAPDERWKIDQFVFGLRGEISHSVSQREFTSYAELLRQCYVAENSLKKVQEEMDQYRSG, from the coding sequence ATGGAAATGATATTTTGGATAATGCATTGTAGTGAAGAAAATAAGGTTGTGTTTGCTTCTCACATGATAAAGGGTCCAGCTGTGAGATGGTGGGAGAATGCTTCGACTCTTATGACCAATCAAGGAATACCTAGGGATTGGGAGCATTTTAAGACTATTTTCTTGGATAAGTATTTTCCTAGTTCTTTGAGGACTCAGAAAGAGTTTAAATTTCAACAACTTAGGCAGGGTACTATGTCAGTAGCTGCGTATGCCGAGAAGTTCGAAGATATGGTTGCTTATTCTAGACAAATCGCGTACGCACCCGATGAGAGGTGGAAGATTGATCAGTTTGTTTTTGGTCTGAGGGGTGAAATATCTCATAGTGTTTCTCAAAGGGAATTCACTTCATATGCTGAACTGTTAAGACAATGCTATGTGGCTGAGAATAGTTTGAAGAAAGTTCAAGAAGAAATGGATCAATACAGGAGTGGGTAG